The genomic segment TAGGTGCAAGTTAAACAATAAGGAAGGACACTGGCCTTCATTCTGGATTCAAACACCAACCTTCCGCAAATTCCAGAACGATCCAGGTAAAGGCGGTGCAGAAATCGACATCATGGAATATTGGGTGCAATCGCCGGAAAAAATCCATAATTCGGTACACTGGAATGGTTTGGATGACGAACTAAATACGCGTACAAAAGCTTCGGACATACCAAATCTAAACAAAGGATTCCACACCATCGGCCTTGAATGGACGCCAAATGAATATATTTTCTATGTTGACGGTAAAGAAATTTTTAGAGTTGAAGAAGGAATTTCACACATAGAAGAATTTATGATACTAAGCGATGAATGGCCTGGCGAGATAACAAAAACAAAGTTGCCCGACAAATTTATCGTAGATTATGTCAGGGTCTATAAAGCAGAAAAATAAAGTATCTGTTCATCTGCAAGCATTCAACG from the Planctomycetaceae bacterium genome contains:
- a CDS encoding glycoside hydrolase family 16 protein, whose translation is MKLSTLSGIAISIASLFLLTSCSNSQIRSSSDAQTITVNGKIYNLEWNDEFNGTKLDTSKWGYRLGNRRTGFWVEDAVRLDGKGNLNLVTYEKDGQHYSGAIETFKTYMTRYGYFEIRCKLNNKEGHWPSFWIQTPTFRKFQNDPGKGGAEIDIMEYWVQSPEKIHNSVHWNGLDDELNTRTKASDIPNLNKGFHTIGLEWTPNEYIFYVDGKEIFRVEEGISHIEEFMILSDEWPGEITKTKLPDKFIVDYVRVYKAEK